A section of the Acidobacteriota bacterium genome encodes:
- a CDS encoding threonine/serine dehydratase gives MSQVVNAPKPLAEVVRPTTIIEAPRLAKRLGVKLTIASETFQFTGSFKFRAAYNLVAKIAQQRIITASSGNFGQAMAYACKLLGKSCIVVMPETSAQVKIDAVREFGGTVDLVNVRVKSRAVRIEELANEYPDAYIASAYDDPLVIEGNSSLARELAAMPRAFDFVIAPVGGGGLTSGLINGFRESGSPTKVIGAEPLIANDAARSLREGYIVTNEQEPQTIADGTRTLSIGKHNWAILQNGIAAIVEVPEEKIKEALRLLFTYANLKVEPTGALSVAAVLTDPSRFAGQSVCCVVSGGNVDAAVYGKILAGE, from the coding sequence TTTAGGCGTCAAGCTCACCATCGCCAGCGAGACCTTTCAATTCACCGGCAGTTTCAAATTCCGCGCCGCTTATAACCTCGTCGCCAAAATCGCACAACAACGCATCATCACTGCATCGTCCGGCAATTTCGGACAGGCAATGGCATATGCCTGCAAATTGCTCGGCAAATCCTGCATCGTGGTGATGCCCGAAACCTCTGCCCAGGTGAAGATTGATGCAGTGCGCGAATTTGGCGGCACGGTCGATTTAGTCAATGTGCGCGTCAAAAGTCGGGCAGTGCGTATCGAAGAGCTGGCGAATGAATACCCGGATGCTTATATCGCCAGCGCCTATGATGACCCGCTGGTCATTGAAGGCAATTCGAGCCTGGCGCGTGAACTGGCGGCAATGCCTCGCGCTTTTGATTTCGTCATCGCGCCGGTTGGCGGCGGCGGACTGACATCAGGATTGATTAATGGCTTTCGCGAATCCGGTTCACCAACCAAAGTCATCGGCGCAGAACCGTTAATCGCAAATGACGCGGCGCGGTCACTACGCGAAGGTTATATCGTTACCAACGAGCAGGAACCACAAACCATTGCCGACGGCACGCGCACCTTGAGTATCGGCAAGCACAACTGGGCGATTTTGCAAAATGGCATCGCAGCGATTGTCGAAGTTCCCGAAGAAAAGATTAAAGAAGCCCTGCGTCTGCTTTTCACCTATGCCAATCTCAAGGTTGAACCGACTGGCGCATTGAGCGTTGCGGCGGTGCTGACTGACCCCTCACGTTTTGCCGGTCAATCGGTGTGTTGTGTGGTAAGCGGCGGCAATGTCGATGCGGCGGTTTACGGAAAAATTTTGGCGGGCGAATAA